The sequence GACCCGGTCCGTCGTGCGCTTCGCGCCCAACCTCGCCTGGCGCGAGGAGCCGCTGCAGAAGAAGGTCTCCGACCTCGTCGGCCTGCCCGTCGTGGTGGAGAACGACGCCAACGCGATGGCGTGGGGCGAGGCCAAGTTCGGCGCCGGGCGCGATGAGAGCCATCTCGTCTGCGTGACCATCGGCACCGGCATCGGCGGCGGGATCGTGCTGGACGGCGCCCTCTACCGTGGCCGCTGGGGCATGGGCGCCGAGCTGGGCCACATGCAGGTGGTGCCGGAGGGTCGCCTGTGCGGGTGCGGCAACCTCGGCTGCTGGGAGCAGTACGCCAGTGGCAACGCCCTGGTCGCCGAGGCCAGGGCGATCGCCGAGGCCGACCCGGCACGTGCCGCCGTGCTGCTGAAGATCGCCGGTGGCACCCCCGAGCACGTCGAGGGCCACGAGGTCACCGAGGCGGCCAAGCAGGGAGACCCGGCCGCGCTGGCCGCGTTCTCCGCGATGGCCGAGTGGCTCGCCCAGGGCCTG comes from Streptosporangium roseum DSM 43021 and encodes:
- a CDS encoding ROK family glucokinase, with the protein product MALTIGVDIGGTKVAAGVVDDDGHIVEHLLRPTPATNPEQVAETIAEAVRELSKGREIEAVGLGAAGFVDETRSVVRFAPNLAWREEPLQKKVSDLVGLPVVVENDANAMAWGEAKFGAGRDESHLVCVTIGTGIGGGIVLDGALYRGRWGMGAELGHMQVVPEGRLCGCGNLGCWEQYASGNALVAEARAIAEADPARAAVLLKIAGGTPEHVEGHEVTEAAKQGDPAALAAFSAMAEWLAQGLCDLAAVLDPGCFVLGGGVSRAADLWIDQVREAFARNLTGRGHRPLADIRLAELGASAGLVGAADLARRR